GGCCCGCTGTCGGTCGCGCTGGCCGCGTCCCGCCGTGCGGTGGACCTCGGCTGCGCGGTCGTGGCGGGGGCCGCGGTGGTGGCGCTGGTCCGCCCGCAGCCCAGCACGGACTACACCGGCATCGCGCTCGGGCTGCTCGCCGCGGCCTGCTGGGCCTCGTACATCCTGCTCAACCGCACGGTCGGGGCCCGGCTGCCCGGCGTCGAGGGGTCGGCAGCGGCGGCGGGAATCTCTGGGCTCCTCTATCTCCCGGTCGGCATCGTGGTGCTCGCCCACCACCCGCCGACGGCCTCCACCCTCGGCTGCGCGGCCGCCGCGGGCATCCTCTCCTCCGCGGTCCCGTTTCTCACCGATCTGCTCGCCCTGCGCCGGGTCGACGCCCGCTTCTTCGGGATCTCCATGAGCGTCAACCCGGTCCTCGCGGCGCTGGTGGGCATGGCCGTCCTGGGGCAGTCCCTGGGCTGGGTGGAGTGGCTGGCCATCGCGGCGATCGTGACGGCGAACGGGGTCAGCGTCCTGAAGTAGGCACCACGGATGTAGCTGAGCTTAATGAATGTTCAAAACTTGTTGCTTGTTCTTTCAGGTCGTCGGCGGCATCGTTCCTGACGTCGGCTGACAACGGCCCGAACAAGGAACAAGGAGAGCAACAGTGAACGGTGTCCCTGGAAGAACGTGGGCAGCGGCGAGGGTGGGTGTGCTCGCCCTCCTCTGGGGATCGACCTTCCTGTGGATCAAACTGGCGCTGGACGGCCTGTCTCCCGTCCAGGTCACACTCCTGCGCTGCACTCTCGGGGCGGCCACCCTGGCGGTCCTGCTCGTCAGCACACGCAAGCGCCTTCCCCGGGGCCGCGCGACGTGGAAGCACATCTTCGTCGCCGCGTTCTTCTGCAACACCCTGCCCTTCGGGCTGTTCAGCATCGGGCAGCAGACAGTCGACTCCGGGGTGGCGGGGGCGCTGAACGCGACGACTCCGCTGTGGTCCGTCCTGATCGGCTTCGGCATCGGCACGGAACGAGGACTGCGCCCCGTACGTCTCGCCGGGCTCCTCATCGGGTTCGCGGGTACGTCGCTGATCTTCGCCCCGTGGCAGCAGTCAGGGCTGACGAGCTGGGGCGCTCTCGCGATCGTGGGGGCGGCGGCGAGCTACGCCGTCGGCTTCGCCTACATGGGGCATCACCTCGTCGGGAAGGGCATGCCCACGCTGTCGCTCTCCGCGGCCCAGCTCATGGCGGCGACGGGCCTGACGGCGCTGGCCCTGCCGGTCGGCGGCCTGGAGACGGTCCACGTCGACCCCACGGCCCTGATCGCCGTCGTCATCCTGGGGATCTTCGCCACCGGCATCACGTTCCACCTCACCTACCGGATCATCGCGGACGAGGGCGCCACCAACGCCGCGACCGTCGGGTACCTCCTTCCGGTGGTCTCCGTCGCGCTGGGCGCCATCGTGCTCGACGAGGCC
This Streptomyces sp. NBC_01283 DNA region includes the following protein-coding sequences:
- a CDS encoding DMT family transporter; this translates as MRTSQSHAVPAVVQGVEAAPGAPAATGSSRSRLPGMAMMFGSGLSNQVGAATGALAFGVIGPAGVVAVRQWVAGAVLLAVGRPKVRAFTWRQWWPLLCLAAVFATMNLSLYTAIDRVGLGLAVTLEFLGPLSVALAASRRAVDLGCAVVAGAAVVALVRPQPSTDYTGIALGLLAAACWASYILLNRTVGARLPGVEGSAAAAGISGLLYLPVGIVVLAHHPPTASTLGCAAAAGILSSAVPFLTDLLALRRVDARFFGISMSVNPVLAALVGMAVLGQSLGWVEWLAIAAIVTANGVSVLK
- a CDS encoding DMT family transporter produces the protein MNGVPGRTWAAARVGVLALLWGSTFLWIKLALDGLSPVQVTLLRCTLGAATLAVLLVSTRKRLPRGRATWKHIFVAAFFCNTLPFGLFSIGQQTVDSGVAGALNATTPLWSVLIGFGIGTERGLRPVRLAGLLIGFAGTSLIFAPWQQSGLTSWGALAIVGAAASYAVGFAYMGHHLVGKGMPTLSLSAAQLMAATGLTALALPVGGLETVHVDPTALIAVVILGIFATGITFHLTYRIIADEGATNAATVGYLLPVVSVALGAIVLDEAFSFRVAAGMAVVLVGVGMTRRQKRTGTPGSSEVPKAQATMNAASECRQRPQAHPASIE